The nucleotide sequence CCTCGTTACCAAGAGGGAAACTGGAAGACGCAACTAGAAGTATTCTTAAAATTAAAACGAAAAGCTGAGCTTGAAGCCTTTTCGAAATACGGACTGACAAATATTACTGATAAATATCTACCAGAAAAATTAGAGTTATCAAAGAGCCTCTAATTTTTTAATTCTTAATGTTAGAACTCCATTTCTGTACTTGAAATCATGAATTCCCATATCTGGAGTGGCTTCTATAGGAACTTCTTTAGAAAATTTACTTGATCCCCTTATGTATAAAATGCTATCAATCAATCTGACTGTAACTTGATCTTCTGGTCCTGGTACTTCTGCTACAAATACTAATTCTTGATCTCCTTTTATCAAGTCATATACCCAATTCTTTGTATCACTTTCTTTCGTAGTATATTGTGGCTGTGTATCCTTTGTCATCTTCTTTAATACTCTCACCCAATAAATCATAATGGCAGCTGTAACGCCTATCAAAATAAAACTAACATATCCTTCTGAAGCTCTTAAAGACATAATGTATACTGCTCCAAGAAATAACAATACCATTAGTGGTATTATAAAATCAAGAGATTTGTCATTTGAATATCTATTTTTATAGCTTGCCAAAGTTTTCTGTATATTCCACCATTACACCAAATATAAAGGATCTTTGGTTTTCACATCTGGTAAACCTATTGGACTCGAGTTTTTTTGTTGGTCTAATTTCTAATTAAATTATGAAATATTTTGTAAAATATTTTAGGTAGTTTCCCATCGTTTGAACAAATCGTGATCGATATCGAATTGATCAAGACATTTTCCAACAATGTGATTTAGTACATCATCTATGGTTTTTGGTCTATTGTAGAATCCTGGCATTGCAGGTAGGATGATCACTCCTATTCTTGCAAGTTTTAACATATTTTCCAGATGTATACTCGTAACTGGTGTTTCACGTGGAACAAGTATTAACTTTCTTGATTCTTTCATCGTAACTCCAGCTGCTCTTGCAACCAAGGTTTCTTCATAACCATTTGCTATACTTGAAAGTGTTTTCATACTGCATGGAATTACAATCATTCCATCTGTTCTGTGGGTTCCACTTGAAATACTAGCAGCCATGTTAGAGTCATCAGAATAATGATCTGCAAGAGATCTCACATATTTGAAATCATATTCTGTCTCTAAAACAAGACATTTTTTTGCCCACTCTGTCATGATTAGATGAATTTCAACGTTATACTTCTTTAAAACTTCTAACATTCTTATTCCATAAAGGATACCCGAGCTACCAGTGATGCCTATGATTAACCTCATATTTGAACTGCTTTAGTTTAATATTTAATTCCAACTATACGATGTATGCCTCATCTTTAATTACATCGCGATTTTCTCAGACGTTATGAGTGTAAATTTGAATAATGTTGAAGAAAAACTTGTCTCGGAGCTTAGGCTCTCACATATTCAAACAAAGGTATTTGTTTTGGTTATAAAAAATGGCAAAATGTCAGCAGAAACTATTGCAAAAAAATTAGAAATATCTGATTCAGTAGCACTAGAAGCTGCACAAAGTCT is from Nitrosopumilaceae archaeon and encodes:
- a CDS encoding Hsp20/alpha crystallin family protein — translated: MASYKNRYSNDKSLDFIIPLMVLLFLGAVYIMSLRASEGYVSFILIGVTAAIMIYWVRVLKKMTKDTQPQYTTKESDTKNWVYDLIKGDQELVFVAEVPGPEDQVTVRLIDSILYIRGSSKFSKEVPIEATPDMGIHDFKYRNGVLTLRIKKLEAL
- a CDS encoding UbiX family flavin prenyltransferase, which codes for MRLIIGITGSSGILYGIRMLEVLKKYNVEIHLIMTEWAKKCLVLETEYDFKYVRSLADHYSDDSNMAASISSGTHRTDGMIVIPCSMKTLSSIANGYEETLVARAAGVTMKESRKLILVPRETPVTSIHLENMLKLARIGVIILPAMPGFYNRPKTIDDVLNHIVGKCLDQFDIDHDLFKRWETT